Proteins from a single region of Ziziphus jujuba cultivar Dongzao chromosome 1, ASM3175591v1:
- the LOC107408981 gene encoding CBL-interacting serine/threonine-protein kinase 25, translating to MDELVVEPPQNNSSITPRNILFGKYETGRLLGKGTFAKVYYGKNLITGESVAIKVLNKDKLKKDGFMEQIKREISVMRLVHHPNIVALKEVMANKAKIFFVMEYVKGGELFAKVVKGKLKEDIARKYFRQLVSAVDFCHSRGVSHRDLKPENLLLDENGDLKVSDFGLSALPEQVWNDGLLHTRCGTPAYVAPEVLRKKGYDGAKADIWSCGVVLFVLLAGSLPFQDENVMKMYRKVFKCEYEFPPWFSGNAKTLISKLLVVDPHKRISIADILENPWFQLGFTRPVAFSVEEINEKDESNHDVELEQRRTQSSPPFFNAFEFISSMSSGFDLSNLFETKRRRGSIFTSKCSASAIMAKLGSVAKSLNFRVFCEKEFKVKLQGKSEGRKGKLGVTMEVFEVAPELVVVELAKSAGDTLEYTKFCEQDVRAALKDIVWSWQGENNCQ from the coding sequence ATGGATGAGCTAGTAGTAGAGCCGCCGCAGAACAACAGTTCCATCACGCCGAGAAACATTCTGTTCGGAAAATACGAGACGGGTCGGCTGCTGGGTAAAGGTACTTTCGCTAAGGTCTATTATGGCAAAAATCTAATCACCGGTGAGAGCGTAGCCATTAAAGTTCTGAACAAAGACAAGCTGAAGAAAGACGGGTTTATGGAGCAGATAAAGCGAGAAATCTCGGTCATGCGGTTGGTTCACCACCCAAATATCGTTGCGCTGAAAGAAGTCATGGCAAACAAAGCCAAGATCTTCTTCGTAATGGAGTACGTTAAAGGTGGAGAATTGTTCGCCAAAGTTGTCAAAGGGAAGCTCAAGGAGGATATTGCTAGAAAATATTTTCGGCAGCTGGTTAGCGCCGTCGATTTTTGTCACAGCCGAGGAGTCTCTCACCGAGACCTAAAACCCGAAAACCTTCTTCTGGACGAAAATGGGGATCTAAAAGTTTCCGACTTTGGCTTGTCGGCGTTGCCGGAGCAGGTCTGGAACGACGGTCTGCTGCACACGCGGTGTGGGACTCCGGCTTATGTGGCACCAGAGGTTTTGAGAAAGAAAGGGTATGATGGAGCTAAGGCTGATATTTGGTCCTGTGGTGTTGTTCTGTTTGTTTTGCTTGCTGGGTCTTTACCATTTCAAGATGAGAATGTTATGAAGATGTATAGGAAGGTTTTCAAGTGTGAGTATGAATTCCCTCCATGGTTTTCTGGGAACGCAAAGACGTTGATATCCAAGCTCTTGGTTGTTGACCCACATAAGAGGATCTCGATTGCTGATATACTGGAAAATCCTTGGTTTCAATTGGGATTCACCAGACCAGTTGCGTTTTCAGTTGAAGAAATCAATGAGAAAGATGAGAGTAATCACGATGTAGAATTGGAGCAGAGAAGGACACAGTCATCACCACCATTTTTCAATGCCTTCGAGTTCATTTCCTCCATGTCTTCTGGTTTCGACTTGTCCAACTTGTTTGAGACCAAGAGGAGGCGTGGTTCTATATTCACTTCCAAGTGCTCAGCCTCAGCCATCATGGCTAAGCTTGGATCCGTGGCTAAGAGTCTGAATTTTAGAGTGTTCTGTGAGAAGGAATTCAAGGTGAAGTTGCAGGGGAAATCAGAAGGAAGGAAAGGGAAACTGGGGGTGACCATGGAGGTTTTTGAGGTGGCTCCAGAATTGGTAGTGGTGGAGTTGGCCAAGTCTGCTGGAGACACGCTCGAGTATACTAAGTTTTGTGAACAGGACGTGAGGGCTGCCCTTAAAGACATTGTTTGGAGCTGGCAAGGTGAGAACAATTGTCAGTGA